The following is a genomic window from Bombus fervidus isolate BK054 chromosome 10, iyBomFerv1, whole genome shotgun sequence.
GGTGAACGAGGGTGATGTCTGTTATTAAAACGCACTCTTCCAGGTCCATCTTCTCTAGTAGTCTGCAATTCTGAAACAACGAAGAGAACGCGTCGTCCAGATATCATCGGCCTCTTTGGAATCACAGTGAATTCAGTCACGAGCATCAACTCACTTTGGCGAGAGCCTGAAAGCCCGTGTCGGTGAAATGAGTGCAAGCCACGCATTCGAGCACGCTAAGGAGTGGACAGTGTTCCGCCAGCGTGACCAAAGACGCGTCCGTTAGATTAGGACAATTCGACAAGCAAACATAATGTAATCGTGGACATCGTTCACTGAGTTCTCTGACTGCGTCATCCGTTATATTCTGCAACGAATCCGTTATCATGAATCACATATTAAATAGGAGATAACTTTCCAAATAGATTCAGCGTCGCAAGAAAGGAAACGTTCGaccaaatatttcaacaaGAAACAATTTCATCGGTTCGATATTCATTACGACGCCCAATCCGTAATCTTTACACTCGTATGCTTGCCCTTGTTATTCGATCGTTACTTCTGATTATTCGGGAATTTCATAATACGCGCGATAGATGTAGACTATGGTTAGATAATGTATGTGCATTATGACGAGTTGTTGTTCTGACAAATTCGTCAGAGCAagcaaatacatatatagagtAACTAGAATAAAGTATTTGCACACAGCTTTAATAGATTCTACGTTTCAACTTTCATAGTACCAAATtagtatacataattatataaaaatatttgtaaatggtccggaaaattaatatacttggatccaattaattagtatgtaaatgttataacaaatacaatcacgtgcaaatatttttttacagtcGATGAGTGTAGACATTTCGGTCTTTGGATATCTTGTTGGTCGGAACACGCGTCGACTGTGATCATAGTCTTAGAAACGATCTAGAAAATATCCAGGTGACCGCAATATCGAGTCCCTGTTGGCAAATCATACGAGCGCTAAAACATGGAAGTCACGTTAATTGCATTTGCAAGTACCCTGCATTCGTGTAAATTGATCGCTTCCAAATTGTGGCAGTAGCGGGCGAGACATTTGACAGCCCTGTCTGTTAACTGTCGGCAGCCTTTGCATAGAAAGCTACGGAGTTCCGGACAACCTCTCGCCAACGCTTCGACTCCCTTGTCGGTAAGTAACTCACACCAAGACAGATTGATGTGAGTGAGAAGCGGACAACCATTCGAGAGATCCTTCAGGGATATGTCCGTTATCTCGGGACACGAGTCCAAGTTTAGTCGTTGAAGTTTCGAACAGTGGCTGCTTAGGGCGGCGCAGGTAGTGTCTGAGATCTTTTTACATTGGCTAAGATTCAGTTCCTCGATATTGGTACACGACTGAGCCAACGTGCGCATCGAATTGTTTCCGATGCTCTGGCATCCCCTGAGAGACAGCTGCTTTAGGAAACCTCCGCATCGTctcgatatattttctataactgGTCCCTGCGTTTCGAACGTTCTAGTTAGTTTTGCAACAAATGAAAGATCTTCGAGAAAGATTTTTCTCTGGGCGATCAACGCGTTGCTTACCACCTTAATGAAAAGGCTTTAAACTCGGATCTCGAAGAGATTCGGCAATACGCGCTGGATCAATCGTACTTAAAGGTTCATAATAAAATCGAGTTCCACAAGTTTACAGTTCGACGTAACATTGTTCATCTTTTTGCCATCCGTTGAAGCGAAGGCAGAGAGAAGTAGCGAAAAACTTGACCGAGTGGTAAACAACGCGTCGAAGGTTCGATTTACCTCCACGTCTCGTTGGAAATCGAAGAGATCGATTCTTTGCCAATTGGATCCGTCGAGCGCCAACACGTTCCAGGCTTTGCTTACTTGCGCGCACCGGCATAGCGATACCACGTCGAGATACGAAAGAATTCTGCCAATAGTACGTACGGTAATTATGTTACACGTTTCCCGGTCTGACTATTCTTTCGAAAAGAAACTCACGGCACCATCAAGAAGGAAatataacaacgataataataataataaaataataataataataataacaataataataataataataacaacaataacaacaacaagagcgatgaaaataaaagaaaaataagaaaagaggAGAGTCGTTTAAGCAAAGTAGgtcgacgaaaaaaaaaaaaaaaaaaaaaaagaaagaacaactGATACAGGTGTTATACGTGTTACGATACCTAAGCAGCAATTCTTTTGGCAGTTTCTTATTAATCTGCGCCTCGTCGTCATGAAACACCCATGTTAGCTggaaccaaaaaaaaaaaagaaacagaccCGAATAAATTCACCTCGAGACAATTGTGAGATCGTTTTGTTGGGGATTTAGCGGAAGATGAGATCGAGCCCGCGGTAACGCGAACACGAGTTTCATTTTCAAAGGACACAACAGCGTTTAGCAGATGATAACGCGAAGCGAGAACAAAGTGACATGCGTGAGAGTACAAGTTGACCAACCTGCATGTAAGACTGCTTCATGGTCGTTACAGGGTTGTTGTGAGTGTGCGATTGCGACGTATAATAACCGGCCTGATGATGGTAATGGTGATGATGTtggtgatgatgatgatgatggtgaTACGATGGATGCTGTTGCCTCCACCATTGACCGCTTGCACCGGAATCCTCAACCGCTTGTACCCCTTGCCCGACCTGGCCCCCTCCTCCCACGCCCACGCGACTTACTTTTTTCTAAAACAATGATCATCATCATCGATCATGGAAATCCTTCGCTTTTTACGTAAATCCTTATCCTACTAATATCAACCGCTATAAATTAAGCGCGTTCCCTTCTTCTTACAATCTTTCTCtcttataattttgtatgtcCGTCAAGTGTATTACATACGTTTTTCATTTACTATATCAGTGTACGAAGACGACGCGGGAACGGCTAGCGAAATGTTTCGTTGATTTCCTAATTTTTATACCAGTTCATTGCGACATAGTTGAAAAAGAGAACAACCTGTTAGACTTAAAATTATAAGCGTTTTCAAAATACGCGATAAGTCCGCAAATTATCCAATGCTATGACAATCAATATTTTTGGTATAcgagaatttttgtttaaatgatATTGatcgataatgaaattttcctaAATGATAACACAAGCGATTCGTCCTATCGCTCTcctgttcttttttctatgTTCTTTCTACGTTCGATAATTCTTTAAAACTCGGTATTCTCGTAAATTTTCAAGATTGTACGTAACACAGAGGATTAATTCTTATTAACGTTCTCTCTCGACTAAGTTAAGTAGAAATCAGAGCGGTGCATTGAACCGTCGCGTTCATTGATTTTTGAGGTATGGCTAATAAATAGTTAATAGCACAGCGACGTGAGTTAAAAATGATACCCTTATTCCGACTTCTAAGCCAGCAATCCGAGAGAACAGAACGGTCGCGAGATCAATACGCGATCCGTTTTATCGATCCTTCTATAAATAACGTTTCGCAGTTTCGAATCTTCTAACgtgaatacaaaataaatgcaaatCGGCTAAACAGGAATTCAATTCTAGAACGTCGCTCTTGACATGCTAACAACTTCGTTTAACGTTTCAGAAGCAACGTAGAGAGatgaaacgaaaaggaaaTCGACCTGTGGATCGAAGGCAGCGCAACAGTTTTCCGATAGGATTGCATTGATTACCTCCACTCCTCGTCGATTTGCACAAATCATCTGATAAATTAGTATGTACGCTGATCGTTGAATTTTCAATGGATTAGCGAAAACGTACTTGACGTCGACGTTCAAGAGGCCCAGTGCGCCTCGTGTTCGTCGATTGCGTCAAAGGGTATAGAAACTGGCGATGTTTCGTAAAACTATCTgaacgagaaagaaacgaacaatCAACCTGATTCTATGtgagaaaataaatcgaaaatatagaatgaCATTTTTTTAGACGAACCGAATTTGAAGATCGAAGATCACAGTCACGTCTTACTGAACGAACTGAAGTTCGCTATACTAATCGAAAAGATAAGACAAATTTCCACGACTTGAAGGAAACGTATTTTATAACAGTGCGATAATTAAACTTGAAttcaaatatcataaaattgtagaatataggtaagaaattgtaataaaaaatactctGAATTTCACTTCATAATTACAATGTGAAAAGATAGAATTCGATGATCtacgttaattgaaaaaaaaaagtaacgtAAATGAAATGTTGCCTCGTAAATGatacataaattttctattgtgcatgtaatgataaaatagaattctGCAGTCGGCGAAGAATGAATTATTACAAcagattaaaaattgaaatttatacctgtatttctttcgtaccagtttatataaatggcaTGCAACGACGAAGAATCTCTAGGGTTCGCTCACCTACCACGTCACCTGTATGTGACCTTCGATGACCTTGCGATGTAGGTCACTGAACTCGTCCTAACATCTCAGTTAGCCCTTTAGCTCGCAATGCAGCATCGAGGTATCGTGTATTTTTAACATGGATCAAATTCTGCACCCGATTAATATCTACGTACCTAATAATCATCTACTAATTACTTTTGACAAGGCTTTCTTGTTTGAGCAAGTTGCTTAGACtcgtaaaaaattacatttgcaTTATCACACACGTACAGACGCTTCTTTTTTATGTTACCTTGTATTATTCAAATACATAAATCGTTGGAAAATAGAGAAGCActctttttcattaaaatgtttACTTCGATTGGAAATTGTATCAGGTGTGCAAAAGCGTCATCGAGTCGTTTTAGAT
Proteins encoded in this region:
- the LOC139991744 gene encoding uncharacterized protein isoform X2, which codes for MICANRRGVEKKVSRVGVGGGGQVGQGVQAVEDSGASGQWWRQQHPSYHHHHHHHQHHHHYHHQAGYYTSQSHTHNNPVTTMKQSYMQLTWVFHDDEAQINKKLPKELLLRILSYLDVVSLCRCAQVSKAWNVLALDGSNWQRIDLFDFQRDVEGPVIENISRRCGGFLKQLSLRGCQSIGNNSMRTLAQSCTNIEELNLSQCKKISDTTCAALSSHCSKLQRLNLDSCPEITDISLKDLSNGCPLLTHINLSWCELLTDKGVEALARGCPELRSFLCKGCRQLTDRAVKCLARYCHNLEAINLHECRNITDDAVRELSERCPRLHYVCLSNCPNLTDASLVTLAEHCPLLSVLECVACTHFTDTGFQALAKNCRLLEKMDLEECVLITDITLVHLAMGCPGLEKLSLSHCELITDDGIRQLAISPCAAEHLAVLELDNCPLITDASLDHLLQACHNLKRIELYDCQLITRAGIRRLRAHLPNIKVHAYFAPVTPPPSAGASRQRYCRCCVIL
- the LOC139991744 gene encoding uncharacterized protein isoform X1, producing the protein MIHSGRTRLEKKVSRVGVGGGGQVGQGVQAVEDSGASGQWWRQQHPSYHHHHHHHQHHHHYHHQAGYYTSQSHTHNNPVTTMKQSYMQLTWVFHDDEAQINKKLPKELLLRILSYLDVVSLCRCAQVSKAWNVLALDGSNWQRIDLFDFQRDVEGPVIENISRRCGGFLKQLSLRGCQSIGNNSMRTLAQSCTNIEELNLSQCKKISDTTCAALSSHCSKLQRLNLDSCPEITDISLKDLSNGCPLLTHINLSWCELLTDKGVEALARGCPELRSFLCKGCRQLTDRAVKCLARYCHNLEAINLHECRNITDDAVRELSERCPRLHYVCLSNCPNLTDASLVTLAEHCPLLSVLECVACTHFTDTGFQALAKNCRLLEKMDLEECVLITDITLVHLAMGCPGLEKLSLSHCELITDDGIRQLAISPCAAEHLAVLELDNCPLITDASLDHLLQACHNLKRIELYDCQLITRAGIRRLRAHLPNIKVHAYFAPVTPPPSAGASRQRYCRCCVIL
- the LOC139991744 gene encoding uncharacterized protein isoform X3 — translated: MIHSGRTRLELTWVFHDDEAQINKKLPKELLLRILSYLDVVSLCRCAQVSKAWNVLALDGSNWQRIDLFDFQRDVEGPVIENISRRCGGFLKQLSLRGCQSIGNNSMRTLAQSCTNIEELNLSQCKKISDTTCAALSSHCSKLQRLNLDSCPEITDISLKDLSNGCPLLTHINLSWCELLTDKGVEALARGCPELRSFLCKGCRQLTDRAVKCLARYCHNLEAINLHECRNITDDAVRELSERCPRLHYVCLSNCPNLTDASLVTLAEHCPLLSVLECVACTHFTDTGFQALAKNCRLLEKMDLEECVLITDITLVHLAMGCPGLEKLSLSHCELITDDGIRQLAISPCAAEHLAVLELDNCPLITDASLDHLLQACHNLKRIELYDCQLITRAGIRRLRAHLPNIKVHAYFAPVTPPPSAGASRQRYCRCCVIL